From a region of the Mesotoga sp. Brook.08.105.5.1 genome:
- a CDS encoding DUF262 domain-containing protein has product MPDVLFKKVDYTLKKLIEDLKMGEIGLPDIQRPFVWPRTKVRDLFDSMYRGFPIGYLLFWENGYSDVHRTIGVDQKQKVARLLIVDGQQRLTSLYAVITASVVKNREFHPERIRISFNPIEERFEVLNSAIEKDAEWIPDVSVIWQPGASNRRFIDDFLDKLKTRCQITQEAEDEIASAIERLEQLKDYPLTALEISYSVNEDSVAEIFVRINSKGTPLNQADFILTLMSVFWDEGRKELEDFCWQAKRPPVRNQTSPFNHYLLPSPDQLLRVNVALGFRRARLEHVYSLLRGKDLQTNQFSEEQREKQFDILRKNQILVLNLQNWHEFFKVLRRAGYTSSQFISSQMAIVYTYSLWLIGKRDFKVDLYKLRETIARWFFMASLTGRYTGSSESRMEQDLALLRNTDNAEDFVRILEEQIDAVLTQDYWEFTLPNELETAAARNTGQFAYYASLCLLDAPVLYSRMRVVDLLDPSAKAKRSALERHHLFPRSYLQRHQIKENRLINQPANYALVEWSDNVEISDSAPASYVPKIEDRFSADELRDMCRLHALPNKWYEMEFQEFLAERRKRMAEVIRQGFMKIEEV; this is encoded by the coding sequence ATGCCTGATGTGCTGTTCAAGAAGGTAGATTACACACTTAAGAAACTCATTGAGGACTTGAAAATGGGCGAAATTGGCTTGCCAGATATCCAACGCCCATTTGTTTGGCCACGAACAAAAGTCCGTGATCTCTTCGATTCGATGTATAGGGGTTTTCCTATTGGATACCTATTATTCTGGGAAAATGGTTATTCGGATGTACACCGTACCATTGGAGTAGATCAAAAGCAGAAAGTCGCTCGTTTGCTGATCGTGGATGGACAGCAACGTCTCACTTCATTATATGCAGTCATCACGGCAAGTGTAGTAAAAAACAGGGAATTCCACCCAGAACGGATTCGAATCTCATTTAATCCTATTGAAGAAAGATTTGAAGTACTGAATTCCGCAATCGAAAAAGACGCTGAGTGGATTCCCGATGTGAGTGTGATATGGCAACCAGGTGCGAGCAATCGCAGATTCATCGATGATTTTCTGGATAAATTGAAGACACGATGCCAAATCACTCAAGAAGCAGAGGATGAAATTGCTTCTGCGATTGAGCGCCTTGAACAACTCAAGGATTATCCACTTACCGCGCTTGAGATATCGTATTCAGTAAACGAAGATAGCGTTGCGGAGATCTTTGTCCGAATAAACAGCAAGGGCACACCGCTAAATCAGGCAGATTTCATTCTTACCTTAATGTCTGTCTTTTGGGACGAAGGTCGTAAAGAACTGGAGGATTTCTGTTGGCAAGCAAAAAGACCGCCTGTTAGAAACCAAACTTCTCCGTTCAACCATTATCTCCTCCCAAGTCCAGATCAATTACTTAGGGTCAACGTTGCACTGGGGTTTCGTCGCGCACGCCTGGAACATGTATATTCACTTCTGCGGGGCAAAGACCTGCAGACAAACCAGTTTTCTGAAGAGCAAAGGGAAAAGCAGTTTGATATACTTAGAAAAAACCAGATTCTTGTGCTTAACCTCCAGAATTGGCACGAGTTCTTTAAGGTTCTTAGGAGAGCGGGATATACTAGCTCTCAGTTTATCTCATCGCAAATGGCCATTGTTTATACTTATTCTCTTTGGCTTATTGGGAAACGCGACTTTAAGGTCGATCTGTACAAATTGCGAGAGACAATTGCTAGATGGTTTTTCATGGCTTCCTTAACTGGGCGTTATACAGGTTCCTCTGAAAGTCGTATGGAGCAGGATTTAGCACTCCTGCGTAATACAGATAATGCAGAGGATTTTGTGCGTATTCTAGAGGAACAGATTGATGCAGTTCTCACTCAAGATTACTGGGAATTCACCTTGCCTAACGAACTGGAAACTGCTGCAGCACGTAATACTGGACAATTCGCATACTATGCTTCTCTGTGTTTGCTAGATGCTCCGGTTCTTTACTCGAGAATGAGAGTAGTGGACTTGCTTGATCCTTCGGCAAAAGCGAAAAGATCTGCTCTAGAAAGACACCATCTTTTCCCGCGCAGTTATCTTCAAAGACATCAGATAAAAGAAAATCGTTTGATCAATCAGCCAGCGAACTACGCTCTTGTAGAATGGAGCGACAATGTCGAAATCTCGGACAGTGCGCCCGCTAGTTATGTTCCCAAAATCGAAGACAGATTCTCAGCTGATGAGCTTAGAGATATGTGTCGTCTCCATGCTCTTCCGAATAAATGGTATGAAATGGAGTTCCAAGAGTTCTTAGCAGAGAGACGAAAAAGAATGGCCGAAGTGATTCGGCAAGGCTTTATGAAAATTGAGGAGGTATGA
- a CDS encoding DUF1659 domain-containing protein, with protein MGLGTTVMVVGTEKSLSITWDTGVIEDDKPVLSRQTLKVDSAMTAQEAYDAAYNIASLTDYIIADIKLVETQTLGPID; from the coding sequence ATGGGACTTGGCACAACTGTAATGGTAGTAGGTACTGAGAAGTCACTCTCGATCACCTGGGATACCGGTGTCATCGAGGACGACAAACCAGTCCTCTCGAGACAGACTCTCAAGGTCGATTCGGCAATGACTGCGCAGGAGGCTTATGACGCAGCATATAACATCGCGAGCCTCACCGATTACATCATCGCCGATATCAAGCTAGTTGAAACCCAGACCCTCGGACCGATCGATTAA
- a CDS encoding DEAD/DEAH box helicase family protein, with protein MPNGVQQYVRLENRLILLAWLNSVLGYESNAAMLKDCVEVQEGYYADGQSFLCQHLLARGRRVLIPADDLIRYDENIRCHLEKMNRHRSIPITLRYFQHLAALYTEIFLDRFFNHKDLLIKDLSAFVEARNAQPAEPQLDPIVREDLTKLAYWMATGSGKTLLMHLNYYQFLHYNLDPLDNILLITPNEELSDQHIDELLLSGIPARRFDLNNNGLFDHLEVVQVLEITKLVGEKRGSGVSVPVEAFEGKNLIFVDEGHKGTGGQAWRSYRDALAETGFTFEYSATFGQALSAVGNDSLTTEYGKTIVFDYSYRYFYGDGFGKDFRILNLRDVNHNNQTDILLLGNLLSFYEQLHLYEDRYTALRPYNLEKPLWVFVGRTVKNSISRVTKGESEVSSDVLTVARFLHRILSDCNWVTATIDNILNGRTQLMNQNGLDVFSNHFSYLREKNQNGVALYNDILRKVFHSSQSGSLHLADIRGSQGEIGLKASNSDQYFGVIYIGDTSAFKNLVKEHANGITLEEDVIGDSLFEDINQPNSKIHVLVGAKKFMEGWNSWRVANMGLLNIGSMEGSQIIQLFGRGVRLKGAQMSLKRSTVLEGPHPKHINILETLNIFSVKANYMAQFREYLEREGVETEPLIELPLFTWINEPALKKSLVIPRAPNGRSFASEERFDLEADENIIVRLDMSIRLQAMAGAGYGLIQDNVQAGQELRIRDVNLNLVNWERVYLDLLEYKYSKEWHNLTIQPKTPRKLMETINYELITDEEVVNPSSFSGRILLQQAITSILKKYLDAYYHRRRERWETEVMEYRLLDNNDPNIALNVDQVSENKACYIVRTSDAQLIAAVSNLLNNRDRLYKEEDQDLQRIYFCGSLYLPILIEQINRKLQTIPPVLNSSETQFLRDLKTFRDEEGNNFLAGKELFVLRNLSRGKGVGFFENSGFYPDFILWLLANSKQRIVFVEPHGMMHAKAYIHDEKARLWERLVKLANEISSRSGRNDVSLDSYIISATTYSDLYMTYDNGTWCKEKFAEKHILFPERDQNYDYMHFLFGK; from the coding sequence ATGCCAAACGGAGTTCAACAATATGTCAGACTGGAAAATCGTCTAATCCTTTTGGCATGGCTAAATAGTGTACTAGGATATGAAAGCAACGCGGCAATGCTTAAGGATTGCGTAGAGGTTCAGGAAGGTTATTATGCTGACGGTCAAAGCTTTTTGTGTCAACATCTGTTGGCTCGAGGAAGAAGGGTGCTTATTCCAGCAGATGATTTAATCCGCTATGATGAGAACATTCGTTGCCACCTTGAGAAGATGAACCGTCACCGTTCAATACCCATCACACTGCGTTATTTCCAGCATCTCGCAGCCTTATATACTGAAATCTTTTTGGACAGATTCTTCAATCATAAGGATCTATTGATAAAAGACCTTAGTGCTTTTGTTGAAGCGCGTAACGCTCAACCAGCGGAGCCACAACTAGACCCCATAGTAAGAGAAGATCTAACTAAACTTGCATATTGGATGGCAACCGGCAGCGGCAAAACACTGCTTATGCACTTGAACTATTACCAATTCTTGCACTATAATCTAGATCCGCTAGACAATATTTTGCTGATTACACCAAATGAAGAGCTTTCTGATCAACACATTGATGAACTATTACTTTCAGGTATTCCTGCCAGACGCTTTGATTTGAATAACAATGGCTTGTTTGATCATCTAGAAGTAGTGCAAGTGCTTGAGATCACAAAACTTGTTGGTGAAAAGAGGGGGTCAGGGGTCAGTGTACCTGTAGAGGCCTTTGAGGGAAAGAACCTAATATTCGTTGACGAAGGCCATAAAGGTACCGGTGGACAAGCCTGGCGCAGCTACCGTGACGCACTTGCTGAGACTGGATTCACATTTGAATATAGTGCGACTTTTGGACAGGCACTCTCAGCCGTAGGAAATGATAGCCTCACCACAGAATATGGTAAAACTATCGTGTTTGATTATTCTTATCGGTACTTCTACGGTGATGGGTTTGGTAAAGACTTTCGAATACTTAACCTGAGAGATGTTAATCATAATAATCAAACAGATATATTGCTACTTGGCAATTTACTTTCGTTCTATGAGCAGTTGCACTTGTACGAAGATCGATATACGGCGCTTCGACCCTACAACCTGGAAAAACCTCTATGGGTTTTTGTTGGACGCACTGTCAAGAATTCGATTTCAAGAGTTACCAAAGGAGAAAGTGAAGTGTCCAGTGACGTGTTGACAGTGGCGCGGTTCCTGCATCGGATCCTTAGTGATTGCAATTGGGTGACAGCAACCATTGACAATATACTAAACGGAAGAACTCAGTTAATGAATCAGAATGGCTTGGACGTCTTTTCAAATCATTTCTCCTACTTGAGAGAGAAAAATCAAAATGGGGTGGCATTGTATAACGACATTCTCCGAAAAGTTTTCCATTCATCACAAAGTGGAAGTCTACACCTGGCAGATATTCGCGGCAGTCAAGGAGAAATCGGATTGAAAGCATCAAATTCAGACCAGTACTTTGGTGTCATTTACATAGGTGACACATCGGCCTTCAAAAATCTGGTGAAAGAACATGCAAATGGAATAACTCTTGAAGAAGATGTTATTGGCGATTCTCTGTTTGAAGATATTAATCAGCCAAATTCTAAGATCCATGTTCTTGTTGGAGCCAAGAAATTCATGGAAGGCTGGAACTCATGGCGCGTTGCCAACATGGGACTTTTGAATATTGGTAGTATGGAAGGTTCTCAGATCATTCAGCTGTTTGGGCGCGGCGTACGACTTAAAGGTGCTCAGATGAGTTTGAAGCGCAGCACAGTATTGGAAGGTCCTCATCCCAAACATATTAACATACTGGAGACTCTTAACATTTTTTCTGTCAAGGCAAACTACATGGCTCAGTTCCGCGAGTATCTTGAACGCGAGGGAGTAGAAACAGAGCCACTCATTGAACTACCACTTTTCACATGGATTAATGAGCCCGCATTAAAAAAGAGCCTTGTTATTCCTCGTGCGCCAAATGGGCGAAGTTTTGCGTCAGAGGAACGGTTTGATTTGGAAGCAGACGAAAACATCATTGTACGTCTAGATATGTCTATTAGGCTACAGGCAATGGCGGGTGCTGGGTATGGTCTGATCCAAGATAATGTACAAGCCGGTCAGGAATTGAGAATACGCGACGTAAACCTAAATTTGGTGAACTGGGAGAGAGTGTATCTTGATCTGCTGGAATACAAATATAGTAAGGAGTGGCATAACCTGACCATCCAACCAAAAACACCTCGAAAATTAATGGAAACTATCAATTATGAATTAATCACTGATGAAGAGGTGGTTAATCCATCTTCCTTCTCTGGAAGAATTTTGCTGCAGCAAGCTATAACCAGCATACTAAAAAAGTATCTTGATGCGTACTATCATCGTCGCCGTGAGAGATGGGAAACTGAAGTTATGGAATACAGGTTGTTGGATAATAATGACCCCAACATTGCCCTCAATGTTGATCAAGTGAGCGAAAACAAAGCTTGCTATATAGTCAGGACTTCAGATGCACAGCTGATTGCAGCTGTCAGTAATCTGTTGAATAATCGCGATCGTCTCTATAAAGAGGAGGATCAAGATCTTCAACGTATTTACTTTTGCGGCAGCCTCTATCTGCCGATCTTGATTGAACAAATAAACAGAAAACTTCAAACCATTCCCCCTGTTCTCAATTCTAGCGAAACACAATTCCTACGAGACCTTAAGACATTCCGTGATGAAGAAGGCAACAATTTCTTGGCCGGAAAGGAGCTGTTCGTACTTCGAAATCTAAGCCGTGGAAAGGGCGTGGGGTTCTTCGAAAACAGCGGGTTTTATCCCGACTTCATCCTATGGCTATTGGCTAATAGCAAACAACGAATCGTTTTTGTTGAACCGCACGGCATGATGCATGCTAAAGCTTATATTCATGATGAGAAGGCACGGCTTTGGGAAAGGCTTGTCAAATTGGCAAATGAGATTTCTAGTAGAAGTGGGCGGAACGATGTATCGCTTGATAGTTACATCATTTCTGCTACAACATATTCTGACCTATACATGACGTATGATAATGGCACCTGGTGTAAAGAAAAGTTCGCAGAGAAACACATTCTCTTTCCTGAGCGAGATCAGAACTATGATTACATGCACTTCCTCTTCGGAAAGTGA
- a CDS encoding four helix bundle protein → MSTSYKDLHVWQLSMDYVMEIYRLTRDFPEYEKYGLGSQLQRSAVSIPSNIAEGSGRQHRKEFIQFLYLARGSLLESLTQLAIANRLGYINDSCLESIEAVGTKINMMINKLISSLKKPGL, encoded by the coding sequence GTGTCTACAAGTTACAAAGATTTGCATGTATGGCAGCTCAGCATGGATTACGTGATGGAGATCTACAGATTAACCAGAGACTTTCCTGAGTATGAGAAATACGGTCTCGGTTCTCAGCTCCAAAGATCTGCTGTATCCATTCCTTCCAATATCGCCGAAGGTTCTGGAAGGCAGCATAGAAAGGAGTTCATTCAATTCCTCTACCTCGCGAGAGGTTCTCTTCTTGAATCGCTTACTCAACTTGCCATAGCCAATAGGCTCGGCTACATTAACGACAGCTGTCTTGAATCAATCGAAGCCGTCGGCACAAAGATCAACATGATGATCAACAAACTGATCAGTTCTTTGAAGAAACCCGGGCTGTAA
- a CDS encoding site-specific DNA-methyltransferase: MNPQEKFIQLLRELFQFESADLEFGIYRIMNHKRQIIEQWITEDLSKAISEELNSGSLFAQRKAHEELAAAKEDVLRTLGEDAINAEGILENQYHATPVGRKYLEAFANATNTNSSQVLETTIYNHLYTFFSRYWQDGDFISKRRYSRKERYAIPYNGEEVTLYWANQDQYYVKTGEYFTDYSWRAHNGVTIDFKIQEADVEQNNVKGEKRFFLPVPDDTFWNEETYTLIIPFEYRPLKKDEVSTYGNKNQQNKINEATIQMIPIRFENNLEALEALKGEKYRDASGNSISNLEHHIRQYTARNSRDYFIHKDLRGFLLRELDFYLKNEVLNLDELEVAGEDLSEGWFQMMRLIKRIGSKIVDFLAQIEDVQKMLWEKRKFVTETQYCILVGAIGEDHYYNIAKCDAQWDEWKQLFCIDEEQTNIFTIDKSKEENRVALMKANPTLVLDTKYFSEDFVDTILGSVEDLTDLLDGVLVHGDNFAAISLLSATYAKAVDFVYSDPPYNTGNNDFVYKDSYRHSSWLAMMNSRLTAVKPLLSDKAVLFFSIDDEEAARLALLLSQHFSDDSFLAWIAYERSGSSGLGQGGAIVNTKEHILSYCMDKSHLNDVMYERPIEIDVLRRYNKRLVNQGEREVVSSFTAPSTGEQVSVYKHDGDIIHTISLRDFERRQDEILAEYSEHFDSVFRLTSIQRENSFQHEILSRCGDGLYSADYLVSRGRYAGQRITTFYYNRQIFVWLRDSARLEDNKILKLNKITDQWPHAEIPKADLANEGGVTLSRGKKPEQLLSRLIHWGSDKSSIVLDFFLGSGTTTAVAAKLGRKYIGIDCESYFREKPLRRMKRVLYGEQSGISKQSEWKGGGAFKYIQLESYEDALSNINFDIETGQQALNLFKDEYLLHYMLNWETRKSETLLNVEKLQSPFSYKLRIYRDGETREQTVDLPETFNYLIGLTVQSRRAYFDEERRYLVYRGVTRENRKMVVIWRETLGWVKGNYERDATFVQNQNMLEDADEILVNNDSYIHGARSLDPIFKEAMFKGVTG; this comes from the coding sequence ATGAATCCACAAGAGAAATTCATTCAGCTTTTGCGCGAACTCTTCCAGTTCGAAAGTGCTGACCTTGAGTTTGGAATCTACCGCATAATGAATCATAAACGCCAGATAATTGAGCAGTGGATCACTGAAGATTTGTCCAAAGCCATTTCAGAAGAATTGAATAGTGGTTCTCTATTTGCGCAACGAAAGGCGCATGAAGAACTAGCTGCCGCCAAAGAAGACGTCCTTAGAACGTTAGGTGAGGATGCCATTAATGCTGAAGGCATTTTGGAAAATCAGTATCATGCTACACCAGTAGGCAGAAAGTATCTTGAAGCGTTTGCAAACGCTACTAATACTAATAGTTCACAAGTTTTAGAGACCACAATATATAATCATCTTTACACATTCTTCAGTCGTTATTGGCAGGATGGGGACTTCATTTCGAAGCGCCGATACTCGAGAAAGGAACGCTACGCCATCCCCTACAATGGTGAGGAGGTCACTCTCTACTGGGCGAACCAGGACCAATACTACGTTAAGACTGGAGAATACTTCACAGATTACAGTTGGAGGGCTCACAACGGTGTAACTATAGATTTCAAGATTCAAGAAGCAGATGTAGAACAGAACAATGTTAAGGGAGAAAAGCGCTTCTTCCTTCCAGTGCCTGACGATACCTTTTGGAACGAGGAAACCTACACTTTAATTATTCCCTTTGAGTATCGACCTTTGAAAAAAGACGAGGTCAGTACATATGGTAATAAGAATCAGCAGAACAAGATTAATGAAGCAACTATTCAGATGATCCCTATACGTTTTGAAAATAATCTCGAAGCTTTGGAGGCTTTGAAGGGCGAGAAATACAGGGATGCGAGTGGAAATTCCATTTCGAACCTAGAACATCACATTAGACAGTACACAGCTCGCAACTCTCGAGACTACTTCATCCACAAGGACCTTCGAGGTTTCCTTCTACGCGAGCTGGATTTCTATCTGAAGAACGAGGTCCTCAATCTCGATGAGTTAGAAGTTGCCGGTGAAGATCTGTCCGAGGGATGGTTTCAAATGATGCGCCTGATTAAACGTATAGGAAGTAAAATTGTGGATTTTCTTGCTCAGATAGAAGACGTTCAGAAAATGCTCTGGGAAAAGCGAAAATTCGTTACAGAGACCCAATACTGCATCTTGGTCGGTGCCATCGGCGAGGACCACTATTATAACATCGCTAAATGCGATGCCCAATGGGACGAATGGAAGCAGCTCTTCTGCATTGATGAGGAGCAGACCAACATATTCACGATTGACAAGAGCAAGGAAGAGAATAGAGTGGCGCTCATGAAGGCGAATCCGACGCTTGTCCTTGATACAAAGTATTTTTCGGAAGACTTCGTAGACACTATATTAGGGAGTGTTGAGGATCTTACTGATCTTCTCGATGGTGTTTTGGTGCATGGTGATAATTTCGCCGCTATATCTTTGCTTTCCGCGACTTATGCTAAGGCGGTAGACTTTGTATACAGCGATCCCCCTTATAATACGGGAAACAACGATTTTGTTTACAAGGATTCCTATCGGCACTCATCTTGGTTAGCAATGATGAATTCTCGACTCACCGCAGTCAAACCCCTCCTGTCTGATAAGGCTGTTCTCTTTTTCAGCATTGATGACGAAGAGGCTGCCCGTCTTGCGCTGCTTCTTAGCCAGCATTTCAGCGATGACAGCTTTCTCGCGTGGATAGCATATGAACGCTCTGGTAGCTCAGGGTTGGGACAGGGAGGGGCAATTGTCAATACGAAAGAACATATCCTGTCTTATTGTATGGACAAAAGCCATCTGAACGACGTGATGTACGAACGCCCGATCGAGATCGACGTTCTACGCCGATACAACAAGAGGCTTGTGAATCAAGGAGAACGCGAGGTTGTGTCCAGCTTCACTGCCCCCTCAACCGGGGAACAAGTCTCAGTGTACAAGCATGACGGAGACATAATTCATACTATTTCTCTTCGTGATTTTGAAAGGCGGCAAGATGAGATACTCGCTGAGTATTCAGAACACTTTGACTCGGTATTCAGGCTGACAAGTATTCAGAGAGAGAATTCCTTTCAACATGAGATTCTGTCACGATGTGGCGATGGCTTATATTCGGCTGACTATCTAGTGTCTCGTGGAAGGTACGCTGGACAACGGATAACCACTTTCTATTACAACCGGCAGATTTTCGTGTGGCTCCGTGATAGTGCCCGCCTCGAAGACAACAAAATCTTGAAGCTAAATAAAATCACTGATCAATGGCCGCACGCAGAAATTCCCAAGGCAGATCTTGCAAACGAGGGTGGTGTGACTCTATCCAGAGGCAAAAAACCTGAACAACTTTTGTCTAGACTAATTCATTGGGGATCGGACAAATCAAGCATTGTTCTCGATTTTTTTCTCGGTTCAGGTACTACAACTGCTGTAGCTGCTAAGCTTGGACGCAAGTATATTGGTATCGATTGTGAAAGCTATTTCCGAGAAAAACCGCTGAGGCGTATGAAGAGAGTGTTGTATGGTGAGCAAAGTGGTATTTCTAAACAATCTGAGTGGAAAGGTGGCGGTGCCTTCAAATACATTCAATTGGAAAGCTATGAGGACGCTCTTAGCAACATTAATTTTGACATCGAAACGGGTCAGCAAGCCCTAAACCTCTTCAAAGACGAGTATCTTCTCCACTACATGCTCAATTGGGAGACACGCAAGAGTGAAACTCTTCTGAATGTAGAGAAGCTGCAGTCTCCTTTTTCATATAAGCTTCGTATATACCGTGACGGAGAGACTCGCGAACAAACAGTTGACTTGCCAGAAACCTTCAATTATCTGATCGGATTGACTGTACAATCTCGGAGAGCGTATTTTGACGAGGAACGGCGCTATCTAGTTTATCGTGGAGTAACTCGTGAAAACCGAAAAATGGTGGTAATCTGGCGTGAAACGCTAGGATGGGTGAAAGGTAACTATGAGCGAGATGCCACGTTTGTCCAAAATCAGAATATGTTAGAGGATGCTGACGAAATCCTGGTCAACAATGATTCCTATATACATGGGGCACGTTCACTTGATCCCATCTTCAAAGAAGCCATGTTCAAGGGAGTGACGGGTTAG
- a CDS encoding DUF3800 domain-containing protein, with amino-acid sequence MALVLLSDESGDNGLSFSKGSSHFKVVCSILLDDNKLDLILNRVANIYKTSFLCDIKKWSLLHKKARKPNNLYSFLDSYEQLSVDELCLPSVLVIDKHLYSNPDSVNRATVEAYEVIYKRLLPFIRSTSYLTHYKVPRDLIWYIDVASNRDFINNLRTRVLNYANAKQCNIAGPNFIIKPKYLKIGYEKKLSTLISFVDVLAGISAKYMETFYLYCLPKDPLCSNSNYPCGKKAHYGTNPGFDCSSEPNCKNSLIECWKLIRRLTCGFEVEICGNPYWKWQALFYLPGHSRFRLSNVFGDDGFFQ; translated from the coding sequence ATGGCACTTGTTCTTCTCTCCGACGAATCCGGAGACAACGGATTGTCATTCTCGAAAGGATCATCTCACTTCAAAGTTGTTTGCAGCATTCTTCTAGATGATAACAAGCTGGATTTGATTTTGAACCGTGTAGCTAACATCTACAAGACTAGCTTTCTATGTGATATCAAGAAATGGTCTCTCCTACATAAGAAAGCAAGAAAACCAAATAATCTGTACTCCTTTCTTGATTCATATGAGCAGCTTTCAGTTGATGAGCTTTGCTTACCAAGTGTGTTGGTAATCGACAAACATCTATACTCCAATCCAGATTCCGTAAACCGTGCAACTGTTGAAGCTTATGAAGTTATTTACAAACGACTGCTCCCATTCATAAGGAGTACATCATATTTGACACATTATAAAGTGCCTCGAGACTTGATATGGTATATAGACGTAGCAAGTAATCGAGATTTCATTAACAATCTGAGAACCAGAGTGCTGAACTATGCAAATGCGAAACAGTGCAACATCGCGGGACCAAATTTCATAATAAAACCAAAATACTTGAAGATTGGATATGAAAAGAAGTTGTCCACTCTCATTTCATTTGTTGATGTTTTGGCAGGAATATCGGCTAAATACATGGAAACATTCTACTTATATTGTCTTCCCAAAGATCCGCTTTGCTCAAATTCGAACTATCCATGCGGGAAAAAAGCCCACTACGGCACGAACCCTGGATTTGACTGCTCTTCTGAACCCAACTGTAAGAACAGTCTGATTGAATGTTGGAAATTGATAAGAAGACTGACCTGTGGTTTTGAAGTGGAAATTTGTGGAAATCCTTATTGGAAGTGGCAGGCATTGTTCTACCTACCAGGACATAGCAGATTCCGGCTGAGCAATGTTTTTGGAGATGACGGATTCTTTCAATAA
- a CDS encoding LacI family DNA-binding transcriptional regulator → MKEKEKRVIKTRLEDLAREANVSKATVSLALSGNPKVAAKTVELITKLAAEHNYTPNSFARRLSKRTSETVSLFMMGKATEYSGWLIPSSWLFYNPIFKGVSLTLSDKNYQFSFEFIDLDGKKRENNIISHAQSSSADGLLILIIDESDYSFLESLDAFLPIITINKKLSDTLSSFEIDNFKGAFDVVNYLASLGHRKIAHICGPFPSYNAVDRFNGYVASLRENGVTFREDYVVEGDWNIESGREGMKTLLNLPEPPTAVFCGNDHMTIGAMEVVEEAGLTIPRDISLIGYDDTEMSRVVRPKLSSVSQPLEKLGRMAANEILRRITAKSVSDSKKHVVLPPLLVKRDSCCEPSR, encoded by the coding sequence TTGAAAGAGAAAGAAAAGAGAGTGATAAAAACTAGACTGGAAGATTTAGCAAGGGAAGCAAATGTTTCAAAAGCAACAGTCTCTTTGGCGCTTAGCGGCAATCCGAAGGTTGCCGCCAAGACTGTAGAACTCATTACCAAACTGGCTGCAGAACACAACTACACTCCGAATTCATTCGCCAGAAGACTCTCAAAAAGAACAAGTGAAACGGTGTCCCTGTTTATGATGGGGAAAGCTACAGAATACTCTGGATGGTTGATTCCTTCCAGCTGGCTATTCTACAATCCGATATTCAAGGGAGTGAGCCTTACTCTTTCTGACAAGAACTATCAGTTCTCTTTTGAGTTCATTGATCTTGATGGCAAGAAGAGGGAGAACAACATTATTAGCCACGCTCAGAGTAGCAGCGCAGACGGACTCTTGATTTTGATAATTGATGAATCAGACTACTCATTTCTCGAAAGCCTCGACGCTTTCTTGCCAATAATCACTATCAACAAGAAGCTGAGTGATACACTTAGTTCTTTTGAAATAGACAACTTCAAGGGCGCATTTGATGTTGTGAATTATCTGGCCTCACTTGGTCACAGAAAAATTGCCCACATTTGCGGGCCCTTTCCTTCATATAATGCGGTAGATAGATTCAATGGTTATGTTGCTTCACTGAGAGAAAACGGGGTTACCTTCCGAGAAGATTACGTTGTCGAGGGTGACTGGAATATTGAATCAGGTAGGGAAGGAATGAAAACTCTTCTAAACCTTCCTGAACCACCAACAGCTGTTTTTTGTGGGAATGATCACATGACAATTGGCGCTATGGAGGTAGTTGAAGAAGCGGGGCTTACTATTCCGAGAGACATCTCTTTGATTGGATATGACGACACAGAAATGTCAAGGGTAGTGAGGCCAAAGCTATCCTCAGTAAGTCAGCCTCTAGAAAAGCTTGGTCGTATGGCCGCGAATGAAATACTAAGGAGAATCACTGCAAAGAGCGTT
- a CDS encoding DUF2922 family protein: MRNLSVRWYDSTAKKSKGFYIKEPKESLTQSEVETVMGNLITLKAIPSSYAVDYAAVIDTQKNELFNLI; this comes from the coding sequence ATGAGAAACCTGAGCGTTAGGTGGTACGATTCAACCGCTAAGAAGTCCAAGGGCTTCTACATAAAGGAGCCCAAGGAGAGTCTGACTCAGTCTGAAGTCGAGACAGTGATGGGAAACCTCATAACTCTGAAGGCAATCCCTTCAAGCTATGCGGTAGACTACGCGGCAGTGATCGACACCCAGAAGAATGAGTTGTTTAATCTGATCTGA